The segment gtatggtgttggacatttgcagtttgtttctttgtcaattttgtgtagattaattggttaattattattattattttttttttttaacagagtaatggtaaaattttttgaatattgtataattgGCTTTagtaatagtgtgtgaacctgccttagaaatctatattatttgtggtcatggttcgttaatatttcttgtaagtgggtagcttttgcacattttaatttttcctcagtcacccgttgaccacgaacgctgtaaagagttcgaaacgtcgggatgtattttaaattcattatacgcgatttaatccgtttccatagttttatttcattggctagatatttatttaaatcgcgAGTATTCTTAACAGACCTTGCAGAATAACATAACATCCGATCTCAAAACCAAACTCGTTAGGTAAATGTTATATTAACACGGTGTTCGGTGTAATCCTACGATATTTGTTTGGCCTTCCGCGGCATTTTTCCACTTCCCGGTGACCTTGAAAGAGCATCCAGAAGGTCGTCGTTTCGCGCGGAGTTGGCAGGGATTTATTTAATATAGCTACTTGCCAAATTTACCATAGCAAGAGTAATAGAACGTACGCAATAATGGGGGATGCAATATGTGAGACACTTACATACTGACACTTTTAGCGCGTACAAAGTTACTGCCATATTAAGCAAACTTACCTTAACAATGTTTACTTTAACTGTaaacattttttgtaaaatcaaggggaggcctttgctaAGCAGTGGTCCCACTGTGGGACACCAAAGTAGGCTAAAAGCAAATAAAAAAGTTGGCTTTGAAGGGTGCTATGGGCTTTACATGGGTCAGACATATTGTCTATCTGATACCGACTGACTAACGCGCTGTCCCTGTTACacaatataacatttataacagccagtgtgggagcactaataaatttaaaaaggcCTTGTACAGGCATGGTGGCCTTTGCTTAGTTAGAAACTGTTAGCGCCATCTGTGGGAGGACTGTGAGACTAAACATCAGAAAGGTTAAATTTAGAGGTATAGTGGTAAAGCTAtattaattttcagtacatAATGGTGCTactttatcacactagtgtgaGATGTGGTACTTTTACGTGCCTATGCTGAAACTTCAAAAAACCATATGTACCGAAATTCGTCGTACAATGCACGTGCGAAGAAAAAAATGCGTAAATAGTGTCTATTTTATGACCTAtctatatatagtatatagttaTCTATTTTATAAAGGGTGGGAAAGGGACTTCCTTCAGTTGTGTTTTAATATATTGCCACCCGCTTTGAACTTCGTCTTTTCcacacttgtattgtaatgtactattatgggACATTCATATGGAGATCTTTACTCCATGAATTGTTGTAATGATACTGCTTCTTCATATAGGAAAATGATAATGCTAGATTTTCATACGTGGAACAATATCAACATCTCTATTTCAAATCtaattgtaattaataattggattcaacaaacaaatattatttttatttgtactcCGACATGCTGATTCCTAACATTGTAAGGGTGACAATGCATGTTCTGGTTCAATCTAATTAGAATCTTTTTAATCTATTCCATTGTAGAATAATGTGGcaattaaataagttttttcaaaaatcaAAGCTGTGACTCCACTTTTTTTCCCACAAGcaactaaataaatattcattCAGACAATTCCAAAAACTCCAAATAAAAATGATCttttgttgttttatcattattattatgGCTTACACCTGTCTTCATCATCAAATTACACATGTAATAGACAGAATTTCAGCTTAATTAAAATACAGGAAGTAGTTGAAATTGAACTTACAAGATTAGACCTGACTGAACATTGCCAGTTATtaaaaagcttgtaaaataGGCAAATGTTTTATGGTGTACCTCATCTATTTGAAGTCTCTGATGCAATGATGATATGTTTGCATTTGCAATGTTAGTTGGGGATTTTACTGGATtaactagtgatgtgcaagttgcggaaactttccaaaaaaatcttaaattgtctcttaatttaaatttatgaaatagaaagtttccatccatacaattgtccatccatacaaagtatggaaagtttcctaagttttcctatgtgaaaatttcagaattttccGTCGGAACATCAGTAGGattaacacattttttaaattacagcAATTAAGTGATTTTAGAGCCAATATCTCAATATATTTTCTTTCGAACTAGATTATGGATTagatttgaaaataataatagcaACAAAAAAATGGCAATTTGATCTATAAATAATAGGACAAGAAATGGTATTCCATTCCATGTGTCACATCCCTGTGTTGTAGTCTCATTTCAAAATTATATTCAGCTACGTACAAATAATACCCGAGCGCTGTTATAACTGAATATAGTGTGTTCTGAATAGTGATGGGTCGTTACCGGTAATATTACTAAAACGAGTATTTTACCAGTAATGTTACTAGTAATATTACCACTAGGCGGTAATTTAGAGAAATATAGacataaaaatagataaaaaatatttcttttgtgtttatttatacaAAGGAGACATGTTAACTgtattataacaaaaaataatacctacctaacgTCATTTAGTAACAATCTTACTGGTAATATTTCTATAGTAGTATGATATGAAAGTTGCAATGAATCATAATTTTAAGGAATAATATGgcgaaaatataacaaaaaattgttaaatcagttttaatttgttgtattagggttccgtacctccaAATGGAAAAACAGAACCCTTATAGGCCAGCCTCTAAGGTCTGTGAcaccgtccgtctgtcacagacaCAGCCGATTTTCTCCGTACGGATTcgaataacttgaaatttgatAGATATGTAACCTTATGACCCAAAAACGGAAATGTAACTTACATTAATACATTTCTATCATAAGGGGTCACTTTaggaaatgtaataatttttttttaaatgaaagatTGTGTTACATGTTACATATCACATCAAAGAGCTTCTTATACTAGAATTATAGGCATctcaaaattgttttttttttaaattaattaataaataatttaagaaatgTGGCTACTCACAGATTACAAATTTAGTGCGAAAAGAATTTCTTCATAATTTTACGGAAATGTACGAGCGTGTGATGCTATTTCAGCCAGTCTCAGTATAAGACGTACTGACaatgtctgaactagcatggcaaatatgaacgtttccgtaaaaatacgaaggaaaagcctTTCGgcttttgcactacatctgtagcaacgtgtctgtctgtataaacattttcatttataatttttccCAGCTACACCATATTTTTGATCTCCTGTAGTACCAGGGCCGCAGAACCGGAAGGCGAAATAATAGAAATTTTCCTGCAAATATCCATATTTCCTATCACCTGTAGTAGTACTAGGACCATAGAACCGAAAGGTGGTAAGGCagggttagtgcgttttcacattatccgatccgatatcggatgtcggacccatatcccatacattacaggcgccatcttggattttttccattgaaatccttccgacttccgatatcggatcggataatgtgaaaacgcacttacacagcCGTAGGCACACAGATTAGTTTCTGTATTGtaaatatagaaaattaataGGGTAATATTTTATGCTTAAATCTCATCTAACAAATTTTCGTTAAACTGTAAATAGTAGAAAAATGATCCGATAATGGAGTTTCACTTCTTACTGTACCTGAGAgtaaaaaagagagaaaaaaatcGGCCGTCCTACTCGGACTTTGCTGGTTTTGTTTCACATTACCTATTCTGTACACACACATAGTTAACACAAAGTTATTGGGTTCCTAATGCAGACTTGCAATTGTATTACAATAGATaggtaccgtaaactggggttacattgatcaGTTTCAAAGTTTAAACTTCTCTAACATCAACTTTTTTTAGTCTTTcgctgctaaaaatctagaaatgctaataaaataatgtacggagaaaaaaaaaactaaaactaggTTTTTtgtggtaatcgaatgtaaccccttacagaagtattttatctcaaggaaACATAAAAATCTGTTCGCAGGTACAAAAGTTACAACTGCTATAAAGCAACTGCACAAACTGCAAAAGTATGCTATTTTGGGATTACTTTGATcaaacatataaattaccaTCTACGAAAAATCAACTTTATGTAAGATTgtctcaatatttatcacaaaaagagatcaaattatcagtctcAATAAGTACCTTGACATAATACACAATAATCAACTTTGTGTAAgcatggtcaatgttaccccatgcaggtgatcaaagacaccccacaaattaaataattagtaataaaatgcGCAGTTTGAATTTTAACACGAAACTCAATACAATGATATACCTAAAATATGTCTAGCAAGCTAATAACTCACTgagaaccttttactttaatacccactaagttagtttagaagttatttgaaCATGATAAAAAAGCGATAAACtatacttatattttgacacgtgaTTTGCACTGCCCACGACTATACTTTTTCGCTGCGTTAGAGCAACTAATGGAAGTAACTATAATATAGTGCCAACGCCGTTAAAAAAATGGACAGATGCGTTGGGTTGGGACATGTAGAATTTTGCGTTAAAAACGAAGTTTTTATCAATGTAaccccaagtatcaaagtaaccccagtttacggtaatTAGCTAATTACGTTTATATCGTTGAGTAcaatttttgtcaaaataaataaatttgggTAGGTTCCACTCTAACCAAAGCTGTCAATTTCCTACTATTTAGCCTGATGTGTGCAAAGTTAtaagtttaataaaatagtttttatattttatggaaCAGggacaaaatattcaaatatcaGATATATCTGATACATGATACCACAAAATTATACGAAGTATATTTGCAGTTGGTGACAATGTAGGAAAGGAATGTTTCcagtaagactggtaatttactCGGTATTTTTGGGAATATTACTAGTAAGATTGGTAATTTACTCCCCGAGGCACTCTACgggttttttaagttttatggtGGCGACTTAGTAATACATAATTTcgcaaattttgtatattacCGGTTTTGGTAATATTACCGGTAAGATTGGTATTTTACTGGTAATATTCCCAAATGGAAAAATACTGGTAACGAGTATTTTACCGACGACCCATCACTAGTTCTGAATAGCTAATAATAAGACTACACTGTAActatttttaagactgtctagAACAACAAAAGATTGTAAATTTATAGGAGGGAGttaacttattaaataatatcttCACAATTAAAATATCATAACAATTATGAAGCAGAATTATGTGAATAAATAAGGCAATCAAAAATAAGACCTGCACCGAATGAAGAGTGATACAGTTGTCAAGTCACATTGGTGATGTGATATTTGAAAGATATCCATTGACTACTACAACCACACATTACTTACAGCAACGGTAAAAAGTGTAACTGTTTGAAATGTAATACGCCAAGGACAATATCCGTAACAAAATCGCTAGATTGACATTCAAAAATATGCAAATTCTACTTACGATTTTGAGTTCTAATCACTAAGTGATAGATTCCGGACACTGCACACATTTAAAATGAACACAAATGTAAACTATACACGTAGagtaataaaattgataaaacaatatttttttaacaaaattcataaaataaaaacaaaagctACGACAATAGCGCAAGCACACCTTTATGATGACCATAGACTAGATAGAACTGATGGTCAATTTTATCGAGTAATAGACAAAGtagaattgtatttatttatttccatctcattcttttttttgcaaaaCATGTTATAAATGCAACAATTCAATGTATTGCAAATTGCATGCATTATCGAGACGTTTGCAGAGGCCGTGAGTCAAAGGTTTTTCACTTTTCCGTTTGTGTATTATAACGCCCTCTGGTTTACTTAGATGACAAATTAGCCATCCATTAGGAAGAAATAGTATTTACATTAttcactagatggcgctattagcTCTACAATAATCATAGCtctcaataataaaaaaaccggccaagagcgtgtcgggtcacggtcagtgtagggttccgtagttttccgtatttttctcaaatactactgaacctatcaagttcaaaacaattttcctagaaagtctttataaagttctacttttgtgatttttttcatattttaaaacatatggttcaaaagttagagggggggacgcacttttttcctttaggagcgattatttccgaaaatattaatattatcaaaaaacgatcttagtaaacccttattcatttttaaatacctatccaacaatatatcacacgttggggttggaatgaaaaaaaatatcagcccccactttacatgtagggggggtaccctaataaaacatttttttccattttttatttttgcactttgttggcgtgattgatatacatattggtacaatatttcaggtttctagtgcttacggttactgagattatccgcggacggacggacagacagacatggcgaaactataagggttcctagttgactacggaaccctaaaaaaaaatccataatCGCGTTTATTGGGGAAATCAGAGCATTCAATTTACTGTTAGTAACCACAATTCATTGAGTatacaatttataattatactAACTATTTCTAGAGCAAATAGCAAAATTTTAAGCAAGTAAATTGAAAATCGGGAAACTGACTGAGGGTACTAAATGTTAAGATACCGATAATGTTCTTCAATACCCATTTGTCCAAGGGGTATAACTGTCCAGTGGAAATAGGTATTAAGATATGGCCCTAACATAAAGctaccataaaataataatacctCGTAACAGTATATTAATTTATTCTGGTGTCCAACACCGAGTCAATACTTGTTCAGTTAAAAATACTTCTTATTTGGATTCTCAATGACACTAGCTTCATTGTCAACAAAGTAGATAATTAATCGGAAGAAAAACTACAAAGGTAGAGACAAGGTTAAATTATTGAAATATGTTATAAATATGTACTGTACAATTAGCATCACGGTAGTGGAAATGGAAACACCTACATGCCGTACCTGCCACTGTAGAATTTCTGTAAACAGAGGTAAATAAATCTCTACAGTTCACTTTTCAAAGTATTTGCTACGGTCTAATTTGTTCTACAAAAATAGACACTATACTTAGTTCTTGATATGCTGATAGAGAATGATATGACAGTTATTTGTAGTATAAATCTTACAGATTCAGCCTATTATACCTGCACCGAATGACGAGTGATACAGTTGTCAAGTCACATTGGTGATGTGATATTTATTGtacaataaaaatcaaattgcAAGATAGAAAAGTCTATTTTCATTCAATAACAGTTATTGAACATGGTATAAAGACTTGTTTTGGTTTTCAGTAGATTCTGCATGGTGGTGCTAGTTCGTAAGTGTAGTTAATGCCGCCACCACATCACCTCTGTGCTCTCGTAAAGTTCTCTCGGCCAGTGTCCGGGAGATTTCCATTTCTTTTACCTGAAAAAATGAATTTGTTGagtaaatcattatttattgatCAAGGCTTAAGGGACATTGCTTTGGTCAAACAAATTACAGATTATTTCGATTTTAACATACAACTCAGACAAAATAACCAGTCTGGTCTAGTTGATAGTGACCATGCCTGCAAAGCCAAGGTCCTTTATTTGAATCTCAATAAGGGCAATTATTTGAATCCCAGTAAGGACACATTTCAGCAAGAACATTTATTTGTACTCATGATGAGCACAGGTGTTTGTTCCTATCACAGATGGTTTCTTTATATCTCTTATAGTGACCATTCCTGCAAAGCCAAGGTCCTTTATTTGAATTTCGGTAAGGGCAATTATTTGAATCCCAGTAAGGACACATTTCAGCAAGAACATTTATTTGTACTCATGATGAGCACAGGTGTTTGTTCCTATCACAGATGGTTTCTTTATATCTCTTATAGTGACCATTCCTGCAAAGCCAAGGTCCTTTATttgaatctcggtaagggcaattATTTGAATCCCAGTAAGGACACATTTCAGTAAGAACATTTATTTGTACTCATGATGAGCACAGTCCAGATGAGATCCTATCACAGATGGTTTCTTTGTATTTACATATTACACATATGAAGGTATGTACATGTATGTGGTTCCTAAAAGGCAGAAAAAGGAAGCAAGGACCACCAAAAATGAGATGGGAAGACGAAATAGTACAATTCGCGGGAGACTGCACCAGATTGGCGAGTGACAGAGAAAAATGGAAAGGGATGGAAGAGGCCTTTGTCAAACGGCAAACAGACCAAACCGATGTTGTCTGAAAtcaaaatatgaatataaatgtAAAACTAAAATTTGGTGACGGAATAAgattttcaccaccccctttcttcccgtgggtgtcgtagaagtcgactatgggatatgggttaaattgtggcgtaggcaagaggctggcaacctgtcactgcaaagtcacaatgtggatttctttcaacccctttttgccaagagtggcactgaaacttagtattcatgtgctctgcctacccttttatgggatacaggcgtgattgtatgtatgtactaaaaTTTGTAAACTTTAAAAGAAATTTAATTTGTAACAGAGGATTTAATTTGGGACAGAGGATTGGCATTGCCATCCAGCGGGGAAATGTGGCCAGCATTATGGGCACTCTTCCGCAGGGATCGGATTTGGGggattttattttgtagtttagTTTATAAGGGAAATTTTAGATATTAGgactgtgtgtgtttgtgtttaatttaaggtgtatttgttttataatctgtgttttatgaataaatgaccGTGATATCTGAGGATTTCAGTATACGGAATAAAACAGATTTGTAAAAATAATTGTCTGAATAAAAggcttatattattatattatataggaatgtacatatattataatgtgGTCTTGGTACTGACAtaataagccttcttgagcttaccatgggactcagtcaatctgtgtatgaatactataattatatcctataatatttacttatttatttaagaatGTAAGACAAGTATGTAGCTTGTAGCACTTAAGATGCTTTAGGAAGAATGTTACATGTAATAATAATTGACAATAGCGTTACTAGGGCCATACTCTGACTTCTATAAAACAAATATAAACactatattaaaatatacaacaaataaGGAAGTCAATGTCTAACAAtttcatttgtaataaaaatcatatgacatactgtTGTTTAtcaatattaccttccataatcatacaatgccatactatttgttactATTATTAAggggtttcatagaatattcaaacgccataagcaattattgccatattaattgttgcccatattattacctaacctaacctactttctgatagcttTCATTTTCCataagttctaacctaacctatataagtttcattctccagggggtcttctaacctaacctaacctactttctgatagcagtttcattttccaggggtcgcagttctaacctaacctaacctactgtctgatagtattttcattttccgggggtcacagttctattTTTCTGAAATATCCTTCTAGTAcaatagtagttttcgattctgccaaagcacattatggaaattgacttttctggacgctaatttgtatgaccaatgatggtatggaatgtggtaattacggatttcgatgattctgacaaatgacattatggaaaatgactttatgggaaacaaagtttctggcactagattaatatagtaaacaatgattatggcataagatgttatgagaaacaatattatgattgttgaataggatggcaaataaaattatggcaaatgaaattctggcaaatgggggtatcccacaAATAAGACATACATTTGTCCAAGTGAATATTAATTGATGCCAGTGTTCTGATGTAATGTTATAAGACATctctcatatttatttatagcaaTTAAAAACACTAACAGTTTATACTTACAATTAATTCTATGTCATCCTTTTTAACTGACACTTTTTGTAGCTCTTTTTCTTTTTCGAGACGTTCCGCTGCCTCCTTATTTCTCCTATCGCCGATTAAAGATAAAGCCTGAAAAGCATAAGAATAGCGATCATAGAATTGTCTTAATGATCAGAGTGGAATCTTTAGGTTGGTCTTGACATAACCTcaaaatgttattaatattaaattattgatTTCTACTCACGCCAGATATATCCTGTGAGGATATTTCTTTTTCTTCAGCATAATCCGTCACTTTTTCGAGATCTGCAACTCCACTATCATGTTTCGCAGTCTTCTTTTGGGTCTTGTCTTTATCGTGCTGAATATCGTCAGTATCTCCGTTTATTTCTTCGTCAGCCATTGTTTTACAGATAAATTACAATTTGTAAAGAGTCCAGAATATTTTTAA is part of the Leguminivora glycinivorella isolate SPB_JAAS2020 chromosome 3, LegGlyc_1.1, whole genome shotgun sequence genome and harbors:
- the LOC125224793 gene encoding huntingtin-interacting protein K, producing MADEEINGDTDDIQHDKDKTQKKTAKHDSGVADLEKVTDYAEEKEISSQDISGALSLIGDRRNKEAAERLEKEKELQKVSVKKDDIELIVKEMEISRTLAERTLREHRGDVVAALTTLTN